In the genome of Oscarella lobularis chromosome 1, ooOscLobu1.1, whole genome shotgun sequence, one region contains:
- the LOC136192176 gene encoding uncharacterized protein isoform X2 codes for MVKVARVRLNVIGQDGVGKTCLVRLLFGQRFEEQPSTCGLNLSKAVTMMKSHAGTVTGKWQLLNHKEHREQLNNTFRNARTNERGVERERVASSPPSFFSRFWRTLRSLFGFSQSTEDSRHEETKLTEEHLDEIEALISEGVLFGFQDKVTLMTICDFGGQEPFLAAHVALMPPGALSVYMLVFNGAKLLADEATSSYRKLEGEIINPIEQKLCRMETNGDFLKHWASSVHIAHPVEQQGDAYLGEAERVEFPAVFRVATHRWKAEEAADRSAKGEASAVDFIRENNEYLKELFLRQACQCHFVRPSSGLGFFLVENKTSGTDEEDPTADEIRSRVDTMTDDYWAKQKMQPARWLKFEGVMGKLARITGRSVLRLDEVKQVAEKCHIFDEEELKDALLHLTHVGAVYYFPDVPRLENVIFHDSDWLFKLLVSFVGSAHSKSNLSAASLDTDWDVAVESGFLSLRFVNYLLSEAEVKERDYASAKSILCHFDVLVEKNEKSESEGYYAPCFLQDDFTQETKYSQAFIQKALFSFPLIVYAKDVLFFPEALFFRLATRLIRKYRLSSDVPLKRNRLIFPLSPGVNAEFLYQGSRNCVSLTVYAAAVGSLTKKQKADLSSPCSKLCEWLIKNVNDAKQRGMAGLQTEFYCQLKKTQRSSAVFKSLAPMKGFSKKTRMWTLTDGTSQLNDDELRCMKLWLGAAPRMISLLQIDQADGSDLDGVVSKEERRALAKKIRSNWRHVGEVLKFEEDELDGFEAKRDDRDRAQAMLDAWAERNHEKATRRMLILALKEEDYGKVISEIFNCNPDNVN; via the exons ATGGTGAAAGTAGCTCGAGTTCGTCTTAATGTGATTGGGCAGGACGGTGTTGGAAAGACATGTCTCgtccgtcttcttttcggTCAGAGATTTGAAGAACAGCCCAGCACGTGCGGTCTTAACCTTAGTAAGGCCGTCACAATGATGAAATCTCACGCCGGTACCGTTACTGGGAAGTGGCAGCTATTAAATCATAAGGAGCACAGAGAACAGTTAAACAACACGTTTCGAAATGCACGCACTAATGAAAGAGGCGTTGAAAG GGAGAGAGTCGCGAGTTCTCCaccgtcttttttttctcgtttttggAGAACTTTGAGAAGTCTATTTGGTTTTAGTCAATCCACGGAAG ACTCTAGgcacgaagaaacgaagctGACCGAAGAGCATCTTGACGAAATAGAAGCATTAATAAGCGAAGGTGTTTTATTTGGCTTCCAAGACAAAGTGACCTTGATGACAATCTGCGATTTCGGCGGGCAAGAACCGTTTCTGGCGGCTCATGTAGCCCTGATGCCTCCCGGCGCTCTCTCCGTCTACATGCTTGTTTTCAACGGTGCCAAGCTTCTCGCTGACGAAGCAACGTCCTCTTACCGAAAATTGGAAGGCGAGATCATTAATCCAATTGAACAGAAGCTTTGCCGAATGGAGACAAACGGCGATTTCCTCAAGCATTGGGCTTCTTCCGTGCATATTGCTCATCCTGTAGAGCAGCAGGGTGATGCATATCTTGGCGAGGCGGAAAGAGTAGAATTTCCGGCGGTTTTTCGCGTTGCAACTCACCGCTGGAAAGCCGAAGAAGCCGCAGATCGATCCGCGAAAGGCGAAGCATCCGCCGTTGACTTTATTAGAGAAAACAATGAATATCTCAAAGAATTATTTCTAAGGCAAGCCTGTCAATGCCATTTTGTTCGACCTTCATCGGGGCTCGggttttttctcgtcgagaacAAGACGTCCGGCACAGATGAGGAAGATCCCACTGCCGATGAAATTAGAAGTCGAGTTGACACAATGACAGATGACTACTGGGCGAAGCAAAAGATGCAACCAGCACGCTGGCTGAAATTCGAAGGCGTAATGGGGAAGCTCGCGAGAATAACAGGACGCTCTGTATTGAGGCTCGATGAAGTAAAACAAGTTGCAGAAAAATGTCACATTTTTGATGAGGAGGAGCTGAAAGATGCTCTCTTGCACTTAACTCACGTCGGAGCTGTTTACTATTTCCCAGACGTTCCTCGGCTTGAAAACGTCATCTTTCACGATTCTGATTGGCTGTTCAAGCTCTTGGTTTCTTTTGTTGGTTCAGCACATTCAAAATCAAATCTGTCAGCAGCCAGTCTTGACACGGACTGGGACGTAGCCGTTGAGTCtggctttctttctcttagaTTCGTAAATTACTTACTGAGTGAAGCTGAAGTGAAAGAGCGGGACTATGCCTCAGCAAAGAGCATCCTTTGTCATTTTGACGTTCTTGtggaaaagaacgaaaagtCAGAAAGCGAAGGCTACTACGCTCCTTGCTTTCTACAGGATGATTTCACGCAGGAAACGAAATACAGTCAAGCGTTTATTCAGAAAGctttattttcatttccaCTTATTGTCTATGCTAAGGACGTCTTGTTCTTCCCGGaagcgctcttctttcgcttggCTACTCGTCTTATTCGAAAATATCGTCTCTCGTCCGACGTGccgttgaagagaaacagacTGATTTTCCCATTGTCGCCGGGCGTAAACGCAGAATTTCTCTACCAAGGCTCTAGAAACTGCGTCAGTCTCACCGTTTATGCAGCTGCTGTAGGGTCATTAACGAAGAAGCAGAAGGCTGATCTTTCCTCGCCTTGCAGTAAATTGTGCGAGTGGCTTATCAAGAACGTGAATGACGCAAAGCAACGCGGCATGGCTGGATTGCAGACGGAATTCTATTGTCAATTGAAGAAAACCCAACGTAGTTCCGCTGTGTTCAAAAGCCTCGCTCCAATGAAAGGCTTTTCAAAGAAAACTAGAATGTGGACCCTGACGGACGGAACCAGTCAGCTAAACGATGACGAGCTCCGTTGCATGAAGCTGTGGCTTGGAGCAGCTCCAAG GATGATATCTTTATTACAAATTGATCAGGCTGACG GGTCAGATCTGGATGGGGTTGTatctaaagaagaacgacgtgcCTTGGCCAAAAAGATCAGATCTAACTGGAGGCACGTTGGAGAGGTTCTAAAGTTTGAAGAGGATGAATTGGACGGCTTTGAAGCGAAGAGAGATGATCGAGATCGGGCCCAGGCGATGCTTGATGCATGGGCAGAAAGGAATCATGAAAAGGCTACAAGACGAATGCTCATACTTGCTCTGAAGGAGGAAGACTATGGTAAAGTGATATCAGAAATTTTCAATTGTAATCCGGACAATGTAAACTAA
- the LOC136192176 gene encoding uncharacterized protein isoform X1 produces MQLRTSFLKKGMVKVARVRLNVIGQDGVGKTCLVRLLFGQRFEEQPSTCGLNLSKAVTMMKSHAGTVTGKWQLLNHKEHREQLNNTFRNARTNERGVERERVASSPPSFFSRFWRTLRSLFGFSQSTEDSRHEETKLTEEHLDEIEALISEGVLFGFQDKVTLMTICDFGGQEPFLAAHVALMPPGALSVYMLVFNGAKLLADEATSSYRKLEGEIINPIEQKLCRMETNGDFLKHWASSVHIAHPVEQQGDAYLGEAERVEFPAVFRVATHRWKAEEAADRSAKGEASAVDFIRENNEYLKELFLRQACQCHFVRPSSGLGFFLVENKTSGTDEEDPTADEIRSRVDTMTDDYWAKQKMQPARWLKFEGVMGKLARITGRSVLRLDEVKQVAEKCHIFDEEELKDALLHLTHVGAVYYFPDVPRLENVIFHDSDWLFKLLVSFVGSAHSKSNLSAASLDTDWDVAVESGFLSLRFVNYLLSEAEVKERDYASAKSILCHFDVLVEKNEKSESEGYYAPCFLQDDFTQETKYSQAFIQKALFSFPLIVYAKDVLFFPEALFFRLATRLIRKYRLSSDVPLKRNRLIFPLSPGVNAEFLYQGSRNCVSLTVYAAAVGSLTKKQKADLSSPCSKLCEWLIKNVNDAKQRGMAGLQTEFYCQLKKTQRSSAVFKSLAPMKGFSKKTRMWTLTDGTSQLNDDELRCMKLWLGAAPRMISLLQIDQADGSDLDGVVSKEERRALAKKIRSNWRHVGEVLKFEEDELDGFEAKRDDRDRAQAMLDAWAERNHEKATRRMLILALKEEDYGKVISEIFNCNPDNVN; encoded by the exons GCAGTTGAGGACTTCTTTCCTGAAGAAGGGAATGGTGAAAGTAGCTCGAGTTCGTCTTAATGTGATTGGGCAGGACGGTGTTGGAAAGACATGTCTCgtccgtcttcttttcggTCAGAGATTTGAAGAACAGCCCAGCACGTGCGGTCTTAACCTTAGTAAGGCCGTCACAATGATGAAATCTCACGCCGGTACCGTTACTGGGAAGTGGCAGCTATTAAATCATAAGGAGCACAGAGAACAGTTAAACAACACGTTTCGAAATGCACGCACTAATGAAAGAGGCGTTGAAAG GGAGAGAGTCGCGAGTTCTCCaccgtcttttttttctcgtttttggAGAACTTTGAGAAGTCTATTTGGTTTTAGTCAATCCACGGAAG ACTCTAGgcacgaagaaacgaagctGACCGAAGAGCATCTTGACGAAATAGAAGCATTAATAAGCGAAGGTGTTTTATTTGGCTTCCAAGACAAAGTGACCTTGATGACAATCTGCGATTTCGGCGGGCAAGAACCGTTTCTGGCGGCTCATGTAGCCCTGATGCCTCCCGGCGCTCTCTCCGTCTACATGCTTGTTTTCAACGGTGCCAAGCTTCTCGCTGACGAAGCAACGTCCTCTTACCGAAAATTGGAAGGCGAGATCATTAATCCAATTGAACAGAAGCTTTGCCGAATGGAGACAAACGGCGATTTCCTCAAGCATTGGGCTTCTTCCGTGCATATTGCTCATCCTGTAGAGCAGCAGGGTGATGCATATCTTGGCGAGGCGGAAAGAGTAGAATTTCCGGCGGTTTTTCGCGTTGCAACTCACCGCTGGAAAGCCGAAGAAGCCGCAGATCGATCCGCGAAAGGCGAAGCATCCGCCGTTGACTTTATTAGAGAAAACAATGAATATCTCAAAGAATTATTTCTAAGGCAAGCCTGTCAATGCCATTTTGTTCGACCTTCATCGGGGCTCGggttttttctcgtcgagaacAAGACGTCCGGCACAGATGAGGAAGATCCCACTGCCGATGAAATTAGAAGTCGAGTTGACACAATGACAGATGACTACTGGGCGAAGCAAAAGATGCAACCAGCACGCTGGCTGAAATTCGAAGGCGTAATGGGGAAGCTCGCGAGAATAACAGGACGCTCTGTATTGAGGCTCGATGAAGTAAAACAAGTTGCAGAAAAATGTCACATTTTTGATGAGGAGGAGCTGAAAGATGCTCTCTTGCACTTAACTCACGTCGGAGCTGTTTACTATTTCCCAGACGTTCCTCGGCTTGAAAACGTCATCTTTCACGATTCTGATTGGCTGTTCAAGCTCTTGGTTTCTTTTGTTGGTTCAGCACATTCAAAATCAAATCTGTCAGCAGCCAGTCTTGACACGGACTGGGACGTAGCCGTTGAGTCtggctttctttctcttagaTTCGTAAATTACTTACTGAGTGAAGCTGAAGTGAAAGAGCGGGACTATGCCTCAGCAAAGAGCATCCTTTGTCATTTTGACGTTCTTGtggaaaagaacgaaaagtCAGAAAGCGAAGGCTACTACGCTCCTTGCTTTCTACAGGATGATTTCACGCAGGAAACGAAATACAGTCAAGCGTTTATTCAGAAAGctttattttcatttccaCTTATTGTCTATGCTAAGGACGTCTTGTTCTTCCCGGaagcgctcttctttcgcttggCTACTCGTCTTATTCGAAAATATCGTCTCTCGTCCGACGTGccgttgaagagaaacagacTGATTTTCCCATTGTCGCCGGGCGTAAACGCAGAATTTCTCTACCAAGGCTCTAGAAACTGCGTCAGTCTCACCGTTTATGCAGCTGCTGTAGGGTCATTAACGAAGAAGCAGAAGGCTGATCTTTCCTCGCCTTGCAGTAAATTGTGCGAGTGGCTTATCAAGAACGTGAATGACGCAAAGCAACGCGGCATGGCTGGATTGCAGACGGAATTCTATTGTCAATTGAAGAAAACCCAACGTAGTTCCGCTGTGTTCAAAAGCCTCGCTCCAATGAAAGGCTTTTCAAAGAAAACTAGAATGTGGACCCTGACGGACGGAACCAGTCAGCTAAACGATGACGAGCTCCGTTGCATGAAGCTGTGGCTTGGAGCAGCTCCAAG GATGATATCTTTATTACAAATTGATCAGGCTGACG GGTCAGATCTGGATGGGGTTGTatctaaagaagaacgacgtgcCTTGGCCAAAAAGATCAGATCTAACTGGAGGCACGTTGGAGAGGTTCTAAAGTTTGAAGAGGATGAATTGGACGGCTTTGAAGCGAAGAGAGATGATCGAGATCGGGCCCAGGCGATGCTTGATGCATGGGCAGAAAGGAATCATGAAAAGGCTACAAGACGAATGCTCATACTTGCTCTGAAGGAGGAAGACTATGGTAAAGTGATATCAGAAATTTTCAATTGTAATCCGGACAATGTAAACTAA